A genomic region of Streptomyces sp. NBC_00162 contains the following coding sequences:
- a CDS encoding transferase, protein MASLVLGDYVTAPTTGPLGATAYGSLDTYELADFLARWPELHRQALDALGEAGRIHPTAFIHPQAIIGDDVIVGPGAKVYEFSAIRKGSILCAGASVGFNCEVTAAFIGEGAVLGHRIGINRTVVGADAHLSAGVTVAAINMSDDMRAPDREVIIRTHDGIYRCGTPQFGALIGDGTQTGNSISLGPGVAIGRHVRINSGVTLAIRSIPDYSVVTAPHTAEAEVRSRRGPVGQAPFTTAGAAGAGRPSSWL, encoded by the coding sequence ATGGCATCGCTCGTGCTCGGCGACTACGTCACCGCCCCCACCACCGGGCCGCTCGGCGCAACCGCGTACGGAAGCCTGGACACGTACGAACTCGCCGACTTCCTCGCCCGGTGGCCCGAGCTCCACCGACAGGCCCTCGATGCTCTCGGCGAAGCCGGCCGCATCCACCCGACCGCGTTCATCCACCCGCAGGCGATCATCGGGGACGACGTCATCGTCGGCCCCGGTGCCAAGGTCTACGAGTTCTCCGCCATCCGTAAAGGCAGCATCCTGTGCGCCGGGGCCTCGGTCGGTTTCAACTGCGAGGTCACCGCCGCCTTCATCGGCGAAGGTGCGGTCCTCGGCCACCGCATCGGCATCAACCGCACCGTCGTCGGCGCAGACGCCCACCTTTCGGCGGGCGTGACGGTGGCCGCCATCAACATGAGCGATGACATGCGCGCCCCGGACCGCGAGGTCATCATCCGCACCCACGACGGCATCTACCGATGCGGGACGCCCCAGTTCGGCGCCCTCATCGGCGACGGCACCCAGACCGGCAACAGCATCAGCCTCGGCCCCGGCGTCGCCATCGGTCGCCACGTCCGGATCAACAGCGGCGTCACCCTCGCCATCCGCAGCATCCCGGACTACTCCGTCGTCACCGCGCCCCACACCGCGGAGGCCGAGGTCCGCAGCCGTCGAGGCCCTGTCGGCCAAGCGCCGTTCACCACAGCGGGCGCAGCGGGGGC